The proteins below come from a single Chiloscyllium punctatum isolate Juve2018m chromosome 20, sChiPun1.3, whole genome shotgun sequence genomic window:
- the higd2a gene encoding HIG1 domain family member 2A, mitochondrial, whose amino-acid sequence MILFPALGMKSFSAASVLDLTKPPDIEGFTPLPKPKEEGFQEKFIRKTKENPFVPIGMLGTAGALTYGLIAFKHGKTRQSQLLMRARIFAQGFTVAAILVGVVATAMKRKV is encoded by the exons ATGATCTTATTCCCGGCTCTTGGCATGAAGTCGTTTTCTGCAGCCTCGGTGCTCGATTTAACGAAGCCTCCGGATATTGAGGGTTTTACTCCATTACCCAAACCCAAGGAGGAAGGTTTTCAAGAGAAGTTCATCAGGAAAACGAAAGAAAACCCGTTCGTTCCAATCG gAATGTTGGGCACAGCAGGTGCTCTTACCTACGGTTTGATCGCCTTTAAACATGGCAAGACACGACAATCTCAGCTGTTAATGCGAGCACGTATCTTTGCCCAAGGTTTCACTGTTGCTGCTATCTTGGTGGGTGTGGTAGCTACCGCAATGAAGCGCAAGGTCTAA